The following nucleotide sequence is from Pristiophorus japonicus isolate sPriJap1 chromosome 12, sPriJap1.hap1, whole genome shotgun sequence.
atttgacttgaaaacatttctTGATCACGTTTTGCACAGAGAAAATGAACTGAAATTTGACCTGATTTCCATTGCAATGAGCTGTATTAACAAGAGATGAGAACTAGCTCTGATAGATAAAATCGACACACAAGAGGGAAAAATTAATTCACGCCCAAGGGCTGCACAGAACAATATCAGGAAACACCTTTGCGTGCAAAGGCTAGCAGAAATTCCAAGCactctaccccaaaaggctgtggattctcGAAAGCTGAATGGGCAACTTCTGTTCCTATGTAGAACCTGCACCCTTAAGAGAAAAATAAAGATGGTACAGCAAGACTGCTCCATTACAATCCATTGACCCTGTCAAGAGACAAAGATCCAATCTTGAATTTATTCATGATCCCAAACAATATAACAGAGAATTAAGGAAAGGCACCTTCCTTTTGAAGATAACAATTGTAGACAGTGAAAAGAGACAAAAGGAGATTCTGTGGTATCTTGGTTCATTCCAAATATGTTGACAAACCAGTCAGTCAGGCACCTTCAAGCTGGGTTGCATACTGGGAGTGTTTGGAAAAAatatgttagaatcatagaatgattacagcacggaagaaggccatttggctcgtcGAGCCATGCTGATTCTCAGCTGTCCCACTTCACTGACCctggtgcaaggcaaaatgagatggtaataagacaagtaaagaaacaaaagatgagtctagaggaggtgtaaatgggaatggcagaattaaAATGCGCGCGATTCTCGCCTATGATGGATGGCGGCTTGCGGTTGAGAGGAAGCAGTCGGAATGCTATATGCTGAGCTCTGTTagagcagtggttctcaaactggagGTCCGTAGAGACTTTCCGGGGGTCTGCAAGAAAAACCTCAATCGGTGATGGAGAGCGAGCCGATGCAGAGTGGCTAGGCATTGATAAACGGTTAGATACGAAACATACGGACAGTTCAGCTTCTACTATTGCCCCCCTGAACTCAAATCAAAATGTCAGAAAGCACTTGAACCGTAATATTCTCCACACCACTTGTGATTGCCTTTCTGTGATCATCTGATAGACAACATGCTTCTGTAAGAAAAGAGCAGGGAGATCTCCTGGTGCCCTGGGCAACATTCAACCCTCAGATTATCCGCTCATTCATTTATAGAGCCTTGCTGCggtcaaattggctgctgtatttgcctaaAGAAAATACACCCGAGAGTACTAGCGTAGGCACCCAGCTTATAGACAGACCACTTCCCAGTTGAGGCAACTTGCACTGAGGTCTGGGGGTAACCACATGGAGAAACAAGAACGTTACTTCCAGTTTTCCCAACTGCAGCGTCAGGAGGTGATCTGTCCGTGAAATGCTTCATGGCCAAGGCtgaaaatttaaggtgattgacagaagaaccaaaggcgacatgaggaaaaacttttttatgcagtgagtggttatgatctggaatgcgctgcctgagagggtgggtggaggcagactcaatcatggctctcaaaagggagttggataagtacctgaaggaaaccaatttttcagggctatggggaaagggcgggggtgggactggctgaagtgcacttgcagagagccagcacgggctcgacgggccgaatggcctccttctgtgctgtaaccattctatgattctatcaacaGCTGCCATCCTAAAAAATTGGGCCAGAGgtcctggtctgaaattgttgaactcgatgttgactccagaaggctgtaaagtacccaaTCGAGTGATGAGGTGCTCGTCctcaagcttatgttgagcttcgttggaacagtgtaagaggccaaggacagggaggtcagagtgggagtggagcggagaatagtACAAGTCTCAATATAGGTGGTGGAATTTTAGATCAGTTAGAGTTTATGGAGGTTGCTCTACTCGGAATCTTCCAGGATGAATAATTCGGAAAGAAATCAAGATTACTCTTGTGTATTGTAAACAAAAATATTAGAAATCTTTATCAGGATACCTTTATTGTATTTGAATTAATTAACGTGAGTTTTCTCTCTCCTTGTTTTTTAGCTGTTGTAGCATCATCTGCAACCACCATTATGCCAGCAGCCTACCCACAACAAATGCCGGCTTATCCAATGTGCCAAGGATACCAACCTGTGCCTCTTCAAATATCTGCTGCACAGCTAGCAATGCCCACAGCTCCATACTCTAATCAGTATGCACTGGCATATACAAATCAAGGACACCCACCTACATACCAGGAAGCTTCCTCAAGTAAGTGAATGTTGCATAATGTGTTCTACATTGATGATTTAAAGCTTTCCTGTAAAGCAGAGCATTCACTAATAAAAGTTTGTGTTTTTCGTGTGGGTAAATCTTAAGCCTTCTGAGCTGCTAGTTTATAGATTTATTGCTGTAAATGAATCCGAGCAATATTTTATGATATCCCGTATCTTATGTGAAATAACTCCTTTTCCTCATGGATTGGGCAAGTTTGCTGGTAAGAAGTTATTTTCATTATACCAAACCTTTTGATTAAAAAATAATGGTCAAAGCTGCACTGAGGCAGTGAAATCTGTATTTCACTGAATACTAATTTGAAATATAGATTTACACAACAAAATATACTAGATTTGACCCCTGAGCAGATTTCTGGCGGCTGGCTGCCCAGTAATCGTGGCTGGTGGCCTAGTCTATTCTGAGGGCCGGCCCTCATTTGCATCGGGACAGTGGCCAGAATTCGAGTGTCCTGGGATCCGGGCCACTGCAATATTGGCTGGCCCTCCCAGCCTCCTGGCCAAAGAAGGTAGGTCCATTGCGGGTGGGAGGCCTAATGTTTGGAGGCAGGAAGAGCTGGAGTGGCAACGTCCCCGGGCTGGATTTGTGGAACCTGGAGGAGCATTCCTACTCCTCCCAGCCCCAGCAAGAGAAAGAGGAACTTAGCTTCAGGATCCTCAGTGTGCAAAGTAGGCTGTGAATCCGGCACTATTTGGCTCATTTACCTAATGAATTGTTACAACTATAACTATTCAATTACGACAACTAAGCACAATGGGTGTAGATAGTACTTTTGTGTCTTTGATTTGTAGTTCTTTCACAGGTATCCCCTTGAGTGTCATGAGGTAATTTTGTTTGAAGACTTGATTTAAAAATTTGTGCAGATTACTGAAATTTCATTTCAGTTTACGTCGAATAAATTGTAGAAATGGAAATGCAGTCACTTTCATTTGCATACATAGAGGTCTATAAATAACACAGGATGCTACAACCTTAAAGCCTATTTGCCCAATGTTAACGGTCACTTATTTTTCTTCTATTGTTCTAGTTGGACAACCTCTATACCATCCTGCGGAACAGTCTTTGTACCCTTCTGCTGCCAACCATGGGGATAATCCAGCCTTTGTGGATTCAGTGAAACCATATATGTGAAAATGTGACCAAATCTGTCCTCAAATACTTACACCTGCTTTCATTTCTATCCTGATTCTATTATACACAAAATCTCTTCAGTACTTAGAGCAAGCAACCACGCTACTAAGTATTGGCCTTTAAAGCTGCAACAAAGACAATGCTACTCTGGAGCaacatttttatttttcaatgcGTGCCTACCGCAAGTACCCATTGGAAATGGGTGCTCAGTATCTGGAGTGccggcacaggcatggtgggccgagtagcctccttctgtgctgtatcattctatgatgctaATTCAGGCACTCCAGTCACATTACAGGGAGGCCTGCTACTTTGCATAAAAGTCAGGTTCAAAATGAATCCAGTGCAGTTTGTGCTCATTCGCGATGCCTCAGGCTAAGCTCTTCATGCAGTAAGCCACAGAGACGCCCTGTTCCCTCTTTGCTGCAGTGCGCTCTGCTTAGGCACAACTCCTCACTAAGTTCCTCATAATGCCTGTGCGGCCTGTATGTTCGGTGAGAGGGGTTAATACCTGGTGGGCTGCATCCTCCTTAAATGGTGCCTGACTCGCCTTGGCTCCATTCTGcgttgttcctcctcctcctcctcctcctcctccatgataaCAGTATGAGTTGGTAGGCCCAGAGAGAATACCATACCAGCTCCTGAGAAGCTGTacctgtgggtggggggaggggtggaaatcTGAACATATGCCAGTGTGCTGATCCTGCCAGAAGCAGTCAGAAACAAATAAAAGATTTTGTCGTCAGaaattttccccctccccccgcctcaaaaaaaaatttaaaaagtgtTTTCCAGTGTGTCTCTGGATGAGCAGAGCTTTCCTCCAACTAAATGTTAAAAAACCAtttggttcctgccacaaactctgttccctagccaccaactccatttctcttcctggccactgtctgaggctgaaccagtctgtttgcaaccttggtgtcgtatttgacccttccgaccacatatccaataCATCACCAAGACTGCGTACCTCCACCTGCGTACCATCGcttgactccgcccctgcctcatctcatctgctgctgaaactctcatacgtgtctttgttacctctagacttgattattccaatactCTTCAGGCTGACCTCCcagcttccactctccataaacttgagctcatccaaactctgctgcctgtatcctaattcaCCCATCAACCATGCACTCACCaatctacactggctcccagtccggcaatgccgcAGTTTTAACGTTCTCAttcttactttcaaatccctccatggcctcgcccctctctatctctgtaacctcctccagccctacaaccccccgagatatctccactcctccaattctggcctcttgcgattCCCTGatgttaatcgttccaccattggcgactgtgccttcaactgcctaggccctaaattctgtcatttcctctctaaacctctccgtccATCTCttgtccttcaagatgctccttaaaacttacctctttgaccaagcttttggtcacctgtcctaatatctccttgtgtgtctcagtgtcaaattttgtttgataatgctcctgtgaagtgccttgggacgttgtactatgttaaaggcgctatataaatgcaagttgttgttgttcaatctCTTCAGGCACTTCATGCTCTAAACAAAACGCTCATTCTGACTTGATCAGgtgatcctggcagctgccacaccTCATATATCTGAAGCTAAAGTTCCCAGAATGCACGAGCGGGGCGAACCCAGGAAATTTGCAGCTACTATGTCATTGGCACTTCCTCTAACATATACAAATCTAGCCAATTGGCCTTGGCGGAGTAGTCAAGGGAACACTTCAAAAACGCAAGGGAACTTGGGACAGAAGAGCATTTTAATGGCACAAAATGGATGGAAACAGTTTCCCCCCAATTTTCCTGCTATCATGCTAATAATGGTGAGGAAATTTCCTCTCCCAATAATGTTTAATCGAGCTCGTTACATTCCATATCACTTTACTATGTTTGGAGATTTTATTTTATTTCAGTTGGAATCTTGTTGCTGTCAATTCCTGGCTTTTTGACATGTTCGGGTTAAAGGTTACAGCTAAAATAAATATTGCGTGTTCAGGTGCAGCAAATAAATAAGCTGGATTCACAACCTGCGACCTTTAGCTGTGTTGGAGTGGTGATGCCATGAGAGTTTTGCTTTAGACTGTGATTATATATTTGTTCAGTAGTTGAAAATTTACAGTGTGTTTTAGCAATAAAAAGCAATGCACTTTTAAGATCTGTACTCTTTTTAATAACCTGGTGATTTTGATCTTTAATCAGATTTAGTTATGTACTTCAGATTTTGTACTGTTTTGTAGAGTTGCTTGGCTTGTGAATGAAATTAAAATACATAACAAATATCTTTCTGTGTTGCAATTAATGATCTTAAGAACGATTCAAAACTTGATAAACATATAATAAATACGTTGTTATTTCTCTGCATTTCTGTGCAATGTGCAGGGTATTTCCGCAGTAGGGATGCACAACCTTGCTGCTgtccaaacctgaaataaagaaagatttgcatttatatagcacctttcacgacctcaagatgtcccaaagcacttcacaaccaacaaagtactacatatcgtcactgttgtaatgtaggaaacacggcaaccaattcacGCAGAGCAAGATTCCACTCACAGCAGGGATAAGTGactagattatctgttttagtgatgtttgttggaggataaatattggccaggacaccagggagaactcctctgctcttcttcgaaatagtgtcaactcatggagcagatggggcctcatgggtaggacagcacctccaacagtgcagggctcccacAGTACTTCAATGgtgtgttgtaatgtatgcacctgtgactatactcacaggttggtagagctgttgagttgtgagtggcttagccagtcacgtgatgttcacaagactcaataaaaccccagccatttgggttcagggggtccacaagacagatggttgtgagcctggtggatgaactggtaatgtgtagtgtgattgttaaacctttgctaataaaccaactagttctaagtagcaatgtggtgctatgaattcttaagcaaagaaccatgaagcaagtacattacttgtatcagcctagattttgtgctcaagtctctgaagtggggcttgaacccatgaccttctgtctCAGAAGTAAGAGTGCTATTATTGAGCTATGGCTGGCAACTAATAACACCCTGGAGATAGTGATTGTGGCAACAGATGCCAGGGAAAACTTCTAAGAAGTTCACAGCCACCTgtctcatggatcccctgaacccaactggctggggttttattgagtcttgtgaacttctGGTGGTTTCTGGACTGGTAGCACCACTACTTCCATGGAAGAAGGACAATGTCACAGGACTTGCAAGAGCTGATTGGGGCCATTCAGTTACAATAATCAGGAGTATTTCTGAGCCTGTGCCCTGCACCAGTGAATTGCAAGGAATAGGTGCAGAATTCACTGTCTCTCCAGAGATAGAGTGAGCTTCTTTAAGGTCCCCTTCAATGTCTTCACATGAAGGAATTCCAGACATGCGCCTGACACCCTTGCCACAGCAAAATAAAGGATGTTGTGTGTCTGGTCCTGCTGGAACATTGCTACTCTGAGACGAGAGTCACCTCAGGTCTCTAAGGCTCCAAGGGAATTATCCCAGCCATGCTCTGCTCAATCTCAGCTCACTCAGGGAGCATCGCACAGGAATAGTGGATTAGGAGTTAGAACAATTAAATTAGCTAGCATAAAAGGGACTCATGAGGCACAACATTTTGATCTGTAATGCCCGTTGTTTTGGGTGCTACGAGTGCCTTTAGAGGTCCAAAAAGGCATCCATGGCACTCGCACACATTTCTGGTGCGAGTCGCACCAGACGCCATATTGGTGAGGGTGTTAACGCGCCCGTAGTGGTCGTCCACCAGAAGTATGCAGTattggcagatcatgacgtcaatcagcgtgtaatgctgatttgacaccagcactgccattttggagctcaaagttccagctaacgccctctcttaaacatgcacagctgaacacacgttcagcagcagaaaggaccatgagcgctatttaaagggatcaagcaagcaagtgctctactcggaactccttcatggcaaatgagccaaaggtgggcagcagaaacgttataaggacaccctcaaagcatccctgataaagtgcaacatccccactgacacctgggagtccctggctaaagaccgccctaagtggaagaagtgcatccaggtgggcgctgagcacctcgagtctcgtcgccgagagcatgtagaaattaagcgcaggcagcggaaagagcgtgcggcaaaccagtcccacccaccccttccctcaacgactctcagtcccacctgtgacagagactgtggttctcgtattggaccgttcagccacctaaggactcatgttaagagtggaagcaagtcttcctccattccgagggactgccaatgatgatgatgctgatgatgatgattaaagggatcatcaactatttTCCGGTTAGTTGTTGATTGAGTTCTACTGGCTCTTGCTATGATTGTACAAGTGTTTGGGGCTTTAAAGATGCTAAAGTTTACAGGGAATGGTGTGGCAGATGGTGAAGGACCTTGTCCTGAGTTCAAGGTTTCTGCATAAACCAACAATCTTTCCGACCTTGGCATGGTGAAGGCGAGAGATGATGGTGGCGGGTAACGACCTTGCTCCCGCGGAGATCCCGGCCACAAATGACATTTTACCATTAAGAGCCTTGTTAGGCCCACCCTGCGCATGTCCCACTCCAAATAATGGGAGCAGGTCTGCTGAAGACGTGATTCTTGCTGATTtgtttaaaggggccatggccccaTTTGCTGACAATTCATTTCCCACTGGTTAGTGTGCTGTGCGTTAGTGCAGGTGTGAGTTAGTGCAAGTGTGTGCTATGTCAGTAGCAAGACAAATATCAGCTCCACGCTTCAGCGATGACTGCCTCCATCATCTTGTGGAGGGAGGTTCTGTTCCCTGCAGATGGCAGGAAGAGGCCGTCTCAACAGACAGAGGCAGCGTGGCTACAGGTAGCCCAGGAGATATCAGCTACATCAGTAATATCTCGCACCTAGGTACAGTGCCGCAAAAGGTTCAATGATCTTCTGAGATCTGGAAAAGTGAGTAAAAAGCGACACTTATCTTGATGCTGCTGTACCTGTCATCACTTCCCCACCACTGTCAGAAattggcgcggtcccagcctgcaagaccatcagcaggccggggctattggagggagcagcgtgcggcagcataccacttcagggagcagccagtgctgctgcaggagggcgacggctgtgaagccaggtcgctgactgcagtgtgggcaggcacagcaggaagggtgaaggagcggcaagagtttttaGATGGAagcgactggggcccaggagaggtgtgagtttggagctcagaagagggcccaggggcagcacgggccggcccacactgcgatatgtgcgcacgctcggtctgtgcagcagagctggcctccagtcatcttgggtaatccttgccactggaccaagacctagctctgtcaagcccgtgtggtggctggtgtgcaacggccaccacacgttaaaaaaatccacgcacaggcatcttccacccatcaagatgtagatcgggatctggaatattcgatccttcattgaaacacctgtgaactcatccctttttggcatggaagcaagtcatcctcgctttgagggactgcctatgatgatgaccactgTGCATTGCTACCCATACTCCTGCACAACGTTACTCACCCCAAGTTCCCTTGGACCTtaatccatccctccctctctattgGCATTATCAGATCCCCTATCTTACTTTCCATCCCTCATACCTAGCCTCATCATGATGCAAGGATAGCAAgtaacagcacaaaaggaggcaacTTGATATCACCAAGCCACTCCATCAAAGTCTCCCTGCAAAGCTGTATCCCATTCCATTAATGATGGTCATTccatttgttatgtatttaacccattgtaacctgcatcacacctgaccaccagagggcctaccagagggatcccagcatcccttgggagcatggtatataagcaggccactcacgaggtacctgcactctggaactacaacaaaggagctaaggtcacacttgctcattacacacagtactcgatctgactatttattatgagtgtaacaattggcgacgaggtaatgaacaaccacgcgaaaatgcaaagaacagtcggcatcctggagaagttctcagagggggacgattgggaggcctctgtggagagactcgaccaatacttcatggtcaacaagctggaaggggacgagaatgcgaccaaatgaagggcaatccgcctaactgtctgtggggtaacaacctatggcctcatgaagaatctcgtgGCCCCAGCTGAACCAACAGAGAATTCCTacaaagaactgtgtatgctggtccgggagcaccaaaatcctaaggaaagcgttttgatggtgagatatcggttctacacgtgtcaacgatcggagggccaggaagtggcgagctacgtcgccgaactaaggcgtcttgcaggacattgtgagtttgagggattcctcgaacaaatcctcagagacttttttgtactgggcatcggacatgagacaatccttcgcaaactattgactgtagaaactccgaatctgagtaaagccataacgatagcccaggcatttatgtccaccagcgacaacaccaagcagatttcacagagcaaagaagtttcggccagtattgtGCATAAAGAAACGTCGGTTtttagcagaaatgtacagggcagaacgtacacgctggctgctgtggcctgacctcaattgacccagagtccgccatcatctgttaatgcgaggcagttaacaccctgttggcgctgcgggggtgatcatcggccctattaatgccgctttaagcactatgcgtgcaatggctgcagaacaatgggacacctccaacgaatgtgcaggcctgCAAACCACTAcggtgcagaggaagatcaatccacagtgGACCAGACGGAATGGGAAACTCGTAcaaaggaggcagaggtgtacgggataCACATGTTCACAACGAAATACCCACCTATAATGTTGAAAGtagaactgaacagtattccagtatctatggagctggacacgggggcaagtcagtctataatgagtaaaacggccttcgacaggatgtggggaaagaaggcacacaggtccaagctcagccccattcacaccaaactaaggacttacacaaaggaactaatccctgtaattggcagtactgaagtcaaggtctcctatgatggagcagtacacaaactctcactgtggattgtgccaggggatgaccccacgttgtttggcagagctggctggggaaaatccgctgggactgggaagacatccgagcgctctcgtccgtcgacaacaccacatgtacccaggttctaagcaacttcccttcgttatttgagccaggcattggaagcttctcggggccgaaagtgcagatccagttggttcccggtacgcgacccatccaccacaaggctcgggcggtactgtacatgatgtgtgaaaaagtggaaatcgagctggacaggctgcaacgtgaaggcatcatcgcgccggtggaattcaatgaccggGCCAGtctggttgttcctgggactccttaactacttcggtaatttcctacctgggttaagcaccccgctagaacccctacacgtgctactgcgcaagggagacgactgggtatggggtaattcacaagaggctgcctttaagaagtcagaaatttattgtgttctaacaaactgcttgtcctgtataacccatgtaaacgattggtgttagcttgtgatgcgtcgtcatacaggatcgggtgtgtgttacaacaggctaatgattcgggaattttgcaaccagttgcgtatgcatcccggagtttgtccaaggctgaaagtgcctacaacatggttgaaa
It contains:
- the LOC139276735 gene encoding protein shisa-5-like — protein: MEKMDLSIVCLLVSLAILPSVAAYGVECDFGLSGVSCRENNTTQKILIGVGVVLSIIVVGAILSCCCCGCCACCRSEPQHPTVVASSATTIMPAAYPQQMPAYPMCQGYQPVPLQISAAQLAMPTAPYSNQYALAYTNQGHPPTYQEASSIGQPLYHPAEQSLYPSAANHGDNPAFVDSVKPYM